One genomic window of [Clostridium] scindens ATCC 35704 includes the following:
- a CDS encoding SDR family NAD(P)-dependent oxidoreductase, translated as MKLVQDKITIITGGTRGIGFAAAKIFIENGAKVSIFGETQEEVDTALAQLKELYPEEEVLGFAPDLTSRDAVMAAVGTVAQKYGRLDVMINNAGITMNTVFSRVSEEDFKHIMDINVIGVFNGAWSAYQCMKEAKQGVIINTASVTGIYGSLSGIGYPTSKAGVIGLTHGLGREIIRKNIRVVGVAPGVVDTDMTKGLPPEILDDYLKSFPMKRMLKPEEIANVYLFLASDLANGITATTISVDGAYRP; from the coding sequence ATGAAACTTGTACAGGACAAAATTACAATTATCACAGGCGGAACCCGTGGAATCGGATTCGCAGCAGCAAAAATCTTTATTGAGAATGGAGCAAAAGTCTCCATATTTGGCGAGACCCAGGAAGAGGTAGACACAGCGCTGGCTCAGTTAAAGGAACTCTATCCGGAGGAAGAAGTATTGGGATTCGCTCCAGACCTTACATCCAGAGATGCTGTTATGGCAGCAGTTGGAACGGTTGCACAGAAATACGGAAGACTGGATGTCATGATCAATAACGCTGGCATTACGATGAACACCGTATTCTCCAGAGTTTCGGAAGAAGATTTTAAACATATAATGGACATCAATGTTATCGGCGTATTCAATGGCGCATGGTCTGCTTACCAGTGCATGAAAGAGGCAAAGCAGGGCGTCATCATCAATACGGCTTCTGTTACCGGAATCTATGGATCCTTATCAGGAATCGGCTATCCTACCAGCAAGGCAGGCGTGATCGGCCTGACTCATGGTCTTGGAAGAGAGATTATCCGTAAGAACATCCGTGTGGTTGGTGTAGCGCCTGGCGTTGTAGATACAGACATGACGAAGGGGCTGCCGCCGGAGATTCTGGATGACTACTTGAAGTCATTCCCAATGAAGAGAATGCTTAAGCCGGAAGAGATCGCAAATGTATATCTGTTCCTTGCATCTGACCTGGCTAACGGCATCACAGCTACGACGATTAGCGTTGATGGGGCTTACAGGCCATAG
- the xdhC gene encoding xanthine dehydrogenase subunit XdhC, which translates to MSDRQFKRIHCIINGREVETMIDVRASLTDLLRNDFRLTSVKKGCEVGECGACNVIIDGECFNSCIYLAAWADGKNIRTLESLMGPDGELSDIQQAFIDETAVQCGFCTPGFIMSAVEILESGKEYSREELKKMLSGHLCRCTGYENIINAVEKTMKKRLGI; encoded by the coding sequence ATGAGTGACAGGCAGTTTAAAAGAATTCATTGTATCATTAACGGGAGAGAAGTGGAAACCATGATAGATGTCCGCGCTTCGCTGACAGACCTTCTTCGCAATGATTTCCGACTTACCAGCGTAAAGAAAGGATGCGAAGTGGGCGAATGCGGGGCCTGCAACGTGATCATAGACGGCGAGTGCTTTAATTCCTGCATCTATCTGGCTGCGTGGGCGGACGGAAAGAATATCCGTACGCTGGAGAGCCTGATGGGGCCTGATGGGGAACTATCTGACATCCAGCAGGCATTTATCGATGAGACGGCTGTACAGTGCGGCTTCTGTACGCCGGGCTTTATCATGAGCGCGGTGGAGATCCTGGAGTCAGGAAAGGAATATTCAAGAGAAGAATTAAAAAAAATGCTTTCCGGGCATCTATGCCGGTGCACAGGTTATGAAAACATTATCAATGCAGTGGAAAAGACGATGAAAAAAAGGCTGGGCATTTAA
- a CDS encoding FtsX-like permease family protein: protein MTMSKILEKLRKENKDQYRILGICIFLSILLVSSYAMMYFSPTIQKMLPEGGDTRKLCWLMFGVTVAGCTIFTIYGASLFFKYKSREFGVLLALGERKRQLAGCLARELAAVILGYTLLGVIGAFPISFLIWKGFQALLLDARNLRYSISMMGIAAGVLFACLLACCIFAAGYRFIRRADIMEILKTQRKSEIVKDIRPWTGKLGMACVIIGLALAMAVPPIWARVFHHQASPLWNGAYLISAAGLYLFLLGAVGRAKKGRYPEKYYKNIISTNLMRFTARQTTKNMCVIAMLIFVLLISAFWGMSYYDSAFRNGENAPVDYSLHYPAAEQQITKEEIYDLAARHGVEITDYKEAQAAELLITYAGTELSDDGEYYDVKREKYATFLSASVFSRIAGKQVSLKPGEYKAIVQQRYQEEIWAKPECLLKVASPAAGEEMKPAYKGTVRFDNLTRVSDPFAFILSDADYASYTAALTEDNKVDMVFFNVKDVMDTYPFAKELEEEYIAHATDISDHYFLYDAREEELAEKAGEPYAYSGRVGMTADNPELLQDWKYAPVFKVLTKGEVMQMIAVFVLLSAYIAIIALAAIGVMTYVRSITIAVDNRQLFEDMKKLGASRDYETRVVKVQLRKIFLYPGIGGCGISLVFTILMLFFNDMRLEMEEVRLIGIESIMIGASAIFLYVLYRISFRKMRSMLDL, encoded by the coding sequence ATGACGATGAGTAAGATTCTAGAGAAATTGCGAAAGGAGAATAAGGACCAGTACAGGATTCTTGGCATCTGCATCTTCCTGTCCATCCTTCTGGTGTCTTCTTACGCTATGATGTATTTTTCGCCCACTATCCAAAAGATGCTGCCGGAGGGAGGCGATACGAGAAAATTATGCTGGCTGATGTTCGGCGTGACGGTAGCAGGCTGTACCATATTCACGATATACGGAGCGAGTTTGTTTTTTAAATACAAAAGCAGGGAATTCGGAGTGCTTCTGGCGCTGGGAGAGCGGAAGAGGCAGCTGGCCGGCTGCCTGGCAAGAGAACTCGCCGCTGTGATCCTGGGCTATACACTGCTGGGCGTTATCGGCGCCTTCCCAATATCCTTCCTTATCTGGAAGGGATTCCAGGCCTTGCTCCTTGATGCCCGGAATCTTAGGTACAGTATCAGTATGATGGGAATCGCGGCGGGCGTTCTTTTTGCCTGTCTGCTTGCTTGCTGCATATTTGCCGCCGGATACCGTTTTATCAGGCGGGCAGATATTATGGAAATTCTGAAAACCCAGAGAAAAAGCGAGATCGTAAAAGATATCAGGCCATGGACAGGAAAACTAGGCATGGCCTGCGTAATAATAGGCCTGGCGCTTGCGATGGCCGTGCCGCCGATATGGGCCAGAGTGTTCCATCATCAGGCCTCCCCGCTTTGGAATGGAGCCTATCTGATCAGCGCCGCAGGCCTGTATCTATTCCTCCTTGGCGCGGTAGGCCGGGCAAAGAAGGGACGCTATCCAGAAAAATATTATAAAAATATTATTTCCACTAATCTAATGCGATTCACGGCGAGGCAGACGACAAAGAATATGTGCGTGATCGCGATGCTGATCTTCGTACTTCTGATCTCTGCCTTCTGGGGAATGTCGTACTATGATTCTGCATTCCGAAACGGTGAAAATGCTCCGGTCGATTATTCCCTGCATTATCCGGCAGCAGAACAGCAGATTACGAAAGAAGAGATCTATGATCTGGCAGCCAGGCATGGGGTAGAAATCACAGATTATAAGGAAGCACAGGCAGCAGAACTTCTGATCACCTATGCCGGCACCGAATTAAGCGATGACGGGGAATACTATGATGTGAAGCGGGAAAAGTATGCCACATTCCTTTCTGCCTCTGTATTTTCCAGAATCGCGGGAAAACAGGTGTCTTTGAAGCCAGGAGAGTATAAAGCCATTGTTCAGCAGAGATATCAGGAAGAGATATGGGCTAAGCCGGAATGCCTGCTGAAGGTGGCAAGCCCGGCTGCCGGGGAAGAGATGAAGCCGGCTTATAAAGGAACGGTAAGGTTCGATAATCTGACACGCGTAAGCGATCCATTTGCATTTATCCTGTCTGATGCGGATTATGCATCGTATACCGCTGCCCTTACAGAGGATAACAAAGTGGATATGGTTTTCTTTAACGTGAAGGATGTGATGGATACCTATCCATTCGCCAAAGAACTGGAAGAAGAATACATCGCGCATGCCACAGATATCTCGGACCATTATTTCCTTTATGATGCCCGTGAAGAAGAACTTGCGGAAAAAGCAGGGGAACCCTACGCATATTCAGGCAGGGTAGGGATGACGGCAGATAATCCGGAACTCCTTCAGGACTGGAAATATGCGCCTGTCTTCAAAGTTCTTACAAAAGGGGAGGTTATGCAGATGATCGCGGTATTCGTGCTGCTTAGCGCCTATATTGCGATAATTGCCCTGGCGGCAATCGGGGTCATGACTTATGTAAGAAGCATTACCATTGCTGTCGATAACAGGCAGCTGTTCGAGGATATGAAGAAGCTAGGGGCCAGCCGGGATTATGAGACGCGGGTGGTAAAAGTACAGCTTCGCAAGATCTTCTTATATCCCGGCATCGGAGGATGCGGGATATCCCTGGTATTTACGATCCTGATGCTCTTTTTTAACGATATGCGCCTGGAAATGGAAGAAGTCAGGCTGATCGGAATCGAGAGCATTATGATTGGGGCATCTGCCATCTTCCTGTACGTACTGTACCGGATCTCTTTTCGGAAGATGAGAAGCATGCTGGATCTATAA
- a CDS encoding amidohydrolase family protein, with translation MNEPIFILRGDICYSRNLTELAVIKQGYVICKEGMSLGVYQELPEEYQDLPVRDCGDDLILPGLCDLHVHAPQYTFRGLGMDLELLDWLNEHAFPEEGKYRNLEYARKAYGSFVQNLKESATTRACIFGTIHVPATELLMDMLEASGLHTIVGKVNMDRNCPAYLTEKSADISAEDTVEWIKDCKKRCQITRPILTPRFIPSCSDALMENLKKVQMHYGLPVQSHLSENQSEVAWVQELCPQSEFYGDAYDRFGLFGADCSTVMAHCVYSDERERRRMKENGVYVAHCPESNMNLSSGIAPVRAFLNEGIPVGLGSDVAGGTSEDIFAAMAHAIQASKLRWRLVDDTLKPLTAIEAFYLGTKGGGSFFGKVGSLEEGYEFDALIVDDSAISSRDMEVKERLERLIYLSGGAKIKGKYVAGKEIFWR, from the coding sequence ATGAATGAACCTATTTTTATTTTACGAGGGGATATCTGCTATAGCAGGAATCTGACGGAACTGGCAGTCATAAAGCAAGGCTATGTGATCTGCAAGGAAGGGATGTCTCTGGGCGTATACCAGGAACTGCCAGAGGAATATCAGGATCTTCCTGTCAGGGACTGTGGGGATGATCTGATTCTTCCGGGGCTATGTGATCTGCATGTCCATGCGCCCCAGTATACCTTCCGGGGACTGGGAATGGATCTGGAACTTCTGGACTGGCTGAATGAGCATGCATTTCCGGAGGAAGGCAAGTACCGGAATCTGGAATACGCCAGAAAGGCATATGGAAGTTTTGTACAGAACTTGAAGGAAAGTGCGACGACAAGAGCCTGTATATTCGGAACTATCCATGTGCCCGCAACGGAACTTTTAATGGATATGCTGGAGGCGTCAGGCTTGCATACCATAGTAGGAAAAGTGAATATGGACCGCAATTGTCCGGCTTATCTGACGGAAAAGAGCGCGGATATATCCGCGGAAGATACCGTAGAATGGATTAAGGACTGTAAGAAGCGCTGCCAGATTACCCGGCCTATCCTGACGCCGCGGTTTATTCCCAGCTGCAGCGACGCTTTGATGGAGAATCTCAAGAAGGTGCAGATGCATTATGGCCTTCCGGTACAGTCCCATCTGTCGGAGAATCAAAGCGAGGTTGCGTGGGTGCAGGAACTGTGTCCCCAGTCAGAATTCTATGGGGATGCCTATGACCGGTTCGGGCTGTTTGGGGCAGACTGCAGCACGGTGATGGCCCACTGCGTATACTCGGACGAAAGGGAGCGCAGGCGCATGAAGGAAAATGGCGTCTATGTGGCCCATTGCCCGGAGTCTAATATGAATCTGTCTTCCGGCATCGCGCCGGTACGGGCATTTCTTAACGAGGGAATTCCTGTCGGGCTTGGAAGCGATGTGGCAGGAGGAACGAGCGAAGACATCTTTGCCGCCATGGCACATGCCATCCAGGCGTCGAAACTCAGGTGGAGGCTGGTGGATGATACGTTAAAGCCGCTGACGGCTATAGAAGCATTCTATCTTGGAACCAAGGGCGGCGGCTCCTTCTTTGGCAAGGTGGGAAGCCTGGAAGAAGGATATGAATTCGATGCGCTCATCGTTGATGACAGCGCCATCTCCAGCCGGGATATGGAGGTGAAAGAGCGGCTGGAGCGTCTGATCTATCTTAGCGGGGGCGCGAAGATCAAGGGAAAATATGTAGCAGGAAAAGAGATATTCTGGAGGTGA
- a CDS encoding ABC transporter ATP-binding protein, with the protein MLKVEHLAKSYQTGSQVYPVLKDISLEVEKGEFVAVMGPSGSGKTTLLNCISCFIPYEDGSILLAGKDLSGLKEEGLAKVRNQSMGFVFQDFMLLDGLSVFENICLPQIIAKRPIPQMEAKARHICRLFGIEKIMEKYPADISGGEKQRTAVARALMNQPYVILADEPTGNLDSKSCKAVIDAFLQARSEMDATIFMVTHDSYAASFCDRVIVLKDGKVHGELKRTGTRRAFMDELLDTIRELGGDSHDDE; encoded by the coding sequence ATGTTAAAAGTAGAGCATTTAGCAAAAAGTTATCAGACCGGAAGCCAGGTATATCCGGTCCTTAAGGATATATCGCTGGAAGTGGAAAAAGGAGAGTTCGTGGCTGTCATGGGGCCTTCCGGCAGCGGGAAGACTACGCTTTTAAACTGCATTTCCTGCTTTATTCCTTACGAAGACGGGAGCATCCTGCTGGCAGGAAAGGATCTGTCGGGGCTTAAGGAGGAAGGGCTTGCCAAGGTCCGTAATCAGAGTATGGGGTTTGTGTTCCAGGACTTTATGCTTCTGGACGGCTTGAGCGTATTCGAGAATATTTGCCTGCCCCAGATCATTGCGAAGCGGCCGATTCCTCAGATGGAGGCAAAGGCCAGGCATATCTGCCGCCTGTTCGGCATCGAGAAGATTATGGAGAAGTACCCGGCAGATATCTCCGGCGGGGAGAAGCAGAGGACGGCAGTCGCAAGAGCCCTGATGAACCAGCCCTACGTGATTCTGGCCGATGAGCCTACCGGCAATCTGGACAGCAAGTCCTGCAAGGCGGTCATCGATGCGTTTCTCCAGGCCAGATCAGAGATGGACGCCACCATATTCATGGTGACCCATGACAGTTATGCGGCATCCTTCTGTGACCGTGTGATCGTGCTTAAGGACGGCAAGGTTCATGGAGAACTGAAAAGAACTGGTACCAGAAGAGCGTTCATGGATGAGTTGCTGGACACCATCAGAGAACTGGGAGGGGATTCGCATGACGATGAGTAA
- a CDS encoding ABC-F family ATP-binding cassette domain-containing protein has product MNLLTMEHITKSYTNRVLLDDEGFSINENEKIGVIGINGMGKSTLLKVAAGIEPCDSGKISMGGQVKICYLPQTPVFQEGTTILKAAVEGNVDELNRWTIEADAKAMLNRLEFTDYEERIDHMSGGQKKRVALVNALLTPADILVLDEPTNHLDNAMSEWLEEYLISFRGAILMVTHDRYFLDRVATRIVEVDQGKIYSYPGNYSQFVRLKEERQSMALATERKRKSILKTELEWLSRGARARSTKQKAHIDRIKAMQEIRDIQEEKRVSMDSVASRMGNKTIELAGISKSYDGRKVIEDYNYIFLKNDRIGIIGPNGCGKSTLLRIINGIVKPDAGSLDIGQTIRMGYFSQENEYMDDSMRVIDYVKEVGEYITTSDGKITASQMLENFLFDGALQWSKIEKLSGGEKRRLYLLRILMGAPNVLILDEPTNDLDIQTLTILEDYLDRFDGIIIIVSHDRYFLDRTVNRIFSFEGDGVIRQFEGGYSDYLIRKELEALPEETAVSGEIKECNTKNAWKKREKKLKFSFKEQREFETIDDEIAALEDKIEELNSQVAANATNSARLNELLGEKEEMEQKLEEKMERWVYLNDLNEQIQKSQSGM; this is encoded by the coding sequence ATGAATTTGCTGACAATGGAACATATAACGAAGTCTTATACGAACCGGGTGCTGCTGGACGATGAAGGATTTAGCATTAATGAGAATGAAAAGATCGGCGTAATCGGAATTAACGGAATGGGAAAGTCCACGCTGCTTAAGGTGGCAGCCGGGATCGAGCCATGCGATTCGGGAAAGATCAGCATGGGCGGGCAAGTGAAGATCTGCTATCTGCCCCAGACGCCTGTCTTTCAGGAAGGAACCACGATACTGAAAGCTGCGGTGGAGGGCAATGTGGATGAATTGAACCGCTGGACCATAGAGGCGGATGCCAAGGCCATGCTGAACCGGCTGGAATTCACAGATTATGAAGAGCGTATCGACCACATGTCCGGCGGGCAGAAGAAGCGGGTGGCTCTGGTCAATGCGCTTCTTACGCCTGCGGACATCCTGGTATTGGACGAGCCGACCAACCACCTGGACAATGCGATGTCCGAGTGGCTGGAAGAGTATCTGATCAGTTTCCGGGGAGCCATCCTGATGGTGACTCATGACCGCTATTTCCTGGATCGGGTGGCTACCAGAATCGTTGAGGTGGATCAGGGTAAGATATACAGTTATCCGGGTAACTATTCTCAGTTCGTACGCCTGAAAGAGGAGCGCCAAAGTATGGCGCTGGCAACAGAGCGCAAGCGGAAGAGCATCCTGAAGACGGAACTGGAGTGGCTAAGCCGTGGGGCCCGGGCAAGAAGCACGAAGCAAAAGGCTCATATAGACCGCATCAAGGCTATGCAGGAGATCCGGGATATCCAGGAGGAAAAGCGGGTTTCCATGGATTCCGTGGCATCCAGGATGGGCAATAAGACGATTGAACTTGCGGGAATATCCAAATCTTATGATGGCAGAAAAGTGATAGAGGACTATAACTACATCTTTCTGAAAAACGACCGTATCGGCATCATCGGACCAAATGGGTGCGGAAAATCCACACTCCTTCGGATTATCAACGGAATTGTAAAGCCGGACGCAGGAAGTCTGGATATAGGGCAGACGATCCGTATGGGATATTTCTCCCAGGAAAATGAATACATGGATGATTCCATGCGGGTCATCGACTATGTAAAAGAAGTGGGAGAGTATATCACAACTTCCGACGGCAAGATCACTGCCTCTCAGATGCTGGAGAACTTCCTGTTTGACGGGGCGCTTCAGTGGTCGAAGATCGAGAAACTCTCCGGCGGGGAAAAGCGCAGGCTATATCTGCTGCGGATTCTGATGGGCGCGCCCAATGTACTGATCTTAGATGAGCCAACCAACGATCTGGACATCCAGACGCTGACCATACTGGAAGATTATCTGGACCGGTTTGACGGCATCATCATCATCGTATCCCATGACCGCTATTTCCTGGACCGTACGGTGAACCGTATCTTTTCTTTTGAAGGAGACGGCGTGATCCGCCAGTTCGAAGGCGGCTACTCCGACTATCTGATCCGCAAGGAATTAGAAGCGCTTCCGGAGGAAACGGCTGTTTCCGGCGAAATAAAGGAATGCAATACGAAGAACGCATGGAAAAAGCGTGAGAAGAAGTTGAAGTTCAGTTTTAAAGAGCAGCGGGAATTTGAGACCATAGACGATGAGATTGCTGCCCTGGAAGATAAGATAGAGGAACTTAATAGCCAGGTGGCGGCAAATGCGACCAATTCTGCCAGGCTGAATGAACTGCTGGGGGAGAAGGAAGAGATGGAGCAGAAACTGGAAGAAAAGATGGAGAGATGGGTATATCTGAATGACTTAAATGAACAGATCCAGAAGTCCCAATCCGGCATGTAA
- a CDS encoding TspO/MBR family protein: MSAVLSGNSAAYSTLNKPPLSPPPFIFPIVWTILYILMGISSYIIYESEDPEKNKALRLYFIQLFFNFFWSIFFFGFSMYFFAFLWLLVLIILIVLMIYQFHKISPVAAYLQIPYLIWCLFAAYLNFMIYQLN; the protein is encoded by the coding sequence TTGTCTGCTGTCTTAAGCGGCAATTCGGCGGCATATTCTACATTGAATAAGCCGCCTCTTAGTCCTCCGCCCTTTATATTTCCCATCGTCTGGACCATATTATATATATTGATGGGAATATCTTCCTATATAATCTATGAATCCGAAGATCCTGAAAAGAATAAGGCGCTTCGACTATATTTTATCCAGTTGTTCTTCAACTTCTTCTGGAGCATATTCTTTTTCGGCTTTTCCATGTACTTCTTTGCATTTTTATGGCTTCTCGTACTTATCATCCTCATAGTTCTGATGATATATCAGTTTCACAAGATAAGTCCTGTTGCCGCATATCTACAGATTCCCTACCTTATATGGTGCCTGTTCGCCGCGTATCTGAACTTCATGATATACCAGCTGAATTAA
- the xdhA gene encoding xanthine dehydrogenase subunit XdhA, with product MEERREVIGASVRRIDAFDKVTGYAKYTDDLCDKGAYIAKILHSTVANGKVISIDTEDARKIPGVIKVVTCFDVPKNYFPTAGHPWSTQESHQDVADRLILTDRVRFYGDDVAAVIAEDEVVASQALRAIQVQYEEYPFVLDVKEAMEEGAPRLHEEYPGNVLKHTSIRNGNYEEAIKEPGLIKVEGWYDTPSVQHCHIENFICYAYQVNHKMNVVSSTQIPHIVRRVVGQALGIPWGKVRVIKPYIGGGFGNKQDVLYEPLCAYLSQVTGGHLVKLDVSREETFACNRVRHAIRSHIISYVRPDGTFAARKLEAFSNQGAYASHGHSIVAKGMGAFPQLYPCPNVEADSYTVFTNRPVAGAMRGYGIPQAMFAVESHTDDVAKAIGMSPLEFRRKNLMPKGFVDGFSKNENYEDTFGQCMDKAIAHTDYVRKAEAYSNQTGKIRRGIGIAAFWYNTAVWPISLESSSCRMVLNQDGSIQVQLGETEIGQGADTAFAQMAASTLGIPLEDVHVISNQDTDLTPFGTGAYASRQTYVGGFSIQQTALLLKEKILGYAHEMTRMPAGILNIVDGMIVRKLDGRELLSMEELALEAFYSLSHSQHITAESTYQIKSNAYSFGCTVAEVEVDIEACKVKLVDAVNVHDCGRLINPALAKAQVHGGMSMGIGYGLSECLKFDPKTGKTLNGTLLDYKLSTTMDHPELKADFVENYEPTSAYGTKALGEPPVCSVAPAIRNAVFNATGVGVDTLPLSPHVLFEEFRKGGLLDV from the coding sequence ATGGAGGAACGCAGAGAAGTTATTGGCGCCAGCGTAAGGAGGATCGACGCCTTTGACAAGGTTACAGGCTATGCAAAGTATACGGACGACCTCTGCGACAAAGGCGCATATATCGCGAAGATATTGCATTCCACAGTCGCAAACGGCAAGGTCATATCCATAGATACGGAGGATGCCAGGAAGATACCGGGCGTGATCAAGGTGGTTACTTGCTTTGACGTGCCGAAGAATTATTTTCCTACCGCAGGCCACCCCTGGTCTACGCAGGAAAGCCATCAGGACGTGGCGGACCGCCTGATACTGACGGACCGTGTCCGGTTCTACGGTGACGATGTGGCCGCGGTTATTGCAGAAGACGAAGTGGTCGCCAGCCAGGCTCTTCGGGCCATTCAGGTACAGTATGAGGAGTACCCCTTCGTGCTGGATGTAAAGGAGGCCATGGAAGAAGGCGCGCCTAGGCTTCATGAGGAATATCCGGGGAATGTACTGAAGCATACCAGCATCCGAAACGGAAACTACGAGGAAGCCATTAAGGAGCCGGGCCTGATCAAAGTGGAGGGATGGTACGATACGCCTTCCGTGCAGCACTGCCATATCGAGAACTTTATCTGCTACGCCTATCAGGTCAATCATAAGATGAATGTGGTTAGTTCCACCCAGATCCCGCATATTGTAAGGAGGGTCGTAGGCCAGGCGCTGGGAATCCCCTGGGGCAAGGTAAGAGTCATCAAGCCATACATAGGGGGAGGATTCGGCAATAAGCAGGATGTGCTCTATGAGCCGCTGTGCGCCTATCTAAGCCAGGTGACAGGCGGGCATCTGGTGAAACTGGATGTAAGCAGGGAAGAGACCTTTGCCTGCAACCGGGTAAGGCATGCCATCCGAAGCCATATTATATCCTATGTCAGGCCGGACGGGACATTCGCGGCCAGGAAACTGGAGGCGTTCTCCAATCAGGGGGCCTACGCGTCCCATGGTCACAGCATAGTGGCAAAGGGAATGGGCGCGTTCCCGCAGCTGTATCCCTGCCCGAATGTGGAGGCAGACTCCTATACGGTATTTACCAACCGCCCGGTGGCAGGCGCCATGAGAGGATATGGGATTCCCCAGGCTATGTTTGCCGTGGAGAGTCATACGGACGACGTGGCAAAGGCGATTGGCATGTCCCCGCTGGAATTCAGGAGGAAGAACCTGATGCCGAAAGGATTCGTGGATGGATTCTCCAAGAATGAGAATTATGAAGATACCTTTGGCCAATGCATGGATAAGGCGATCGCGCATACGGATTATGTCAGGAAGGCAGAAGCATATAGCAATCAGACGGGAAAGATCCGAAGAGGCATCGGAATCGCGGCATTCTGGTATAATACGGCGGTATGGCCAATCTCATTAGAGTCCTCTTCCTGCCGCATGGTACTGAATCAGGATGGGTCCATCCAGGTACAGCTTGGAGAGACGGAGATTGGACAGGGGGCGGATACGGCGTTTGCCCAGATGGCAGCATCTACGCTGGGAATCCCGCTGGAAGATGTCCATGTGATATCCAATCAGGACACGGATCTTACGCCGTTTGGAACGGGAGCCTACGCTTCCAGGCAGACGTATGTGGGCGGCTTTTCGATCCAGCAGACCGCGCTCCTTCTAAAGGAGAAGATCTTAGGCTATGCCCATGAGATGACAAGGATGCCCGCTGGAATTCTGAATATTGTGGACGGGATGATTGTTAGAAAGTTGGATGGAAGAGAATTGCTGTCCATGGAAGAACTGGCGCTGGAAGCGTTCTACAGCCTGAGCCACAGCCAGCATATAACGGCGGAGAGCACTTATCAGATCAAAAGCAATGCTTATTCCTTTGGATGCACGGTTGCGGAAGTGGAGGTGGACATCGAGGCCTGCAAGGTCAAACTGGTGGATGCAGTCAATGTCCATGACTGCGGCAGGCTGATCAACCCGGCGCTGGCCAAGGCTCAGGTTCACGGCGGGATGAGCATGGGAATCGGATATGGCCTGTCAGAATGCCTGAAGTTCGATCCCAAGACCGGAAAGACGTTGAACGGAACGCTGCTGGACTATAAGCTGTCCACTACCATGGACCATCCGGAACTTAAGGCGGACTTTGTAGAAAACTATGAGCCTACCAGCGCGTACGGAACGAAAGCGCTGGGAGAGCCTCCGGTCTGTTCTGTGGCTCCAGCTATCCGCAATGCAGTATTCAACGCGACAGGAGTCGGCGTAGACACGCTGCCTCTAAGTCCCCATGTCTTATTCGAGGAATTCCGGAAAGGAGGGCTTCTGGATGTATGA
- the xdhB gene encoding xanthine dehydrogenase subunit XdhB — MYDIKALYEADNISHAIQLLEEHPEAFIIAGGSDVLIQIREGKRAGAELVSIYGLDELRGVKMEEDGTIRIGSLTSFSHITKDDVIKKYIHVLGEAVDKVGGPQIRNIGTIGGNTCNGVTSADSASTLFAWDAIIELTGPQGVRKVPIQEFYIKAGKVDLRPAEIQTAILIPKESYDGYEGHYIKYAMRNAMDIATLGCSVNVKLTADRQEIEDARIAYGVAGPVPMRAPSAEKAVAGCKVSAESVERFAKEVLKDIRPRDSWRASKAFREHISYVLAKRALTEAIERSGGAVV, encoded by the coding sequence ATGTATGATATAAAAGCATTATATGAGGCAGATAATATATCGCATGCAATTCAATTACTGGAGGAGCACCCGGAGGCTTTTATCATCGCAGGAGGAAGCGATGTCCTGATTCAGATCCGGGAAGGCAAGAGGGCTGGAGCAGAACTGGTCAGCATCTATGGATTGGATGAACTGCGGGGCGTGAAGATGGAAGAAGATGGAACCATCCGCATCGGTTCCCTGACCAGCTTCTCCCACATTACGAAGGATGATGTGATAAAGAAGTACATCCATGTATTAGGCGAGGCTGTCGATAAGGTGGGCGGTCCGCAGATACGGAATATCGGAACCATCGGCGGCAATACCTGCAATGGAGTGACCTCGGCAGATTCGGCCTCCACCTTATTTGCCTGGGATGCCATTATCGAACTGACGGGGCCGCAGGGCGTAAGAAAGGTGCCGATCCAGGAGTTCTATATCAAGGCCGGGAAGGTAGATCTAAGACCTGCTGAGATTCAGACAGCCATCCTGATACCGAAGGAATCTTACGACGGCTATGAGGGCCACTATATTAAGTATGCCATGCGCAATGCCATGGATATTGCCACGCTTGGATGTTCTGTGAATGTAAAACTAACCGCGGACAGACAAGAGATAGAAGATGCCAGGATTGCCTACGGCGTCGCCGGTCCCGTGCCTATGCGCGCGCCGTCGGCAGAGAAGGCGGTGGCAGGGTGCAAGGTGTCAGCCGAAAGCGTCGAGCGGTTCGCAAAAGAAGTTCTAAAGGACATCCGTCCAAGGGACAGCTGGCGCGCAAGCAAGGCATTCCGGGAGCATATTTCCTATGTGCTGGCGAAACGTGCCCTTACGGAAGCGATAGAGAGGTCAGGAGGTGCGGTGGTATGA